The Pseudomonas solani genome segment AGGTAGCGCACGAGCGAAGCTATGACAGCATCCTGAGCCTGTGCACCTACGCCACCAGCACGAACGAGCAGTTCAGGGCCGAGGGCCAGGCCGGTGTCGTGTGGCGGGATGCCTGCTGGGCGCTGGGTCATGAGTTGGTGGCCAGGGTGCGCGCCGGCACGGCCGATGTCCCAACCGAGGCGGAGCTGCTGGCCATGTTGCCAGCGATGGAATGGCCCCCGAAGGCCGAGGCCGAACCCACCACCTGAAGCCCCGCATCCCGCTGGGCTTCTTCTTTCTGGAGCACGATATGCAGATTACGGAGCAGCAGCTGCTGCAAGCCCTCCCGAACGCCCGCCGCCGCGCGGGCGTTTTCGTTTCCGCCATCAACCGCGCCACCGCTCGGTTCAACATCACGTCGCCGGTGCGCCTGGCGGCCTTCCTGGCCCAGGTCGGCCACGAGAGCGGCGAGCTCACCCGGCTGGTGGAAAACCTGAATTACAGCGCCCAGGCCCTGGCCAACACCTGGCCGGCTCGATTCGCCGAAGATCCGCAGGCGCGGGTGAAGACACCGAACGGCCTGGCCATTCGCCTGCAGCGGCAGCCCGAGGCGATCGCGAACGCCGTCTATGGCGGCCGGATGGGCAACGGCCAGGCGGTCTCCGGCGACGGCTGGCGGTACCGCGGGCGGGGGCTGATCCATTTGACCGGAAAGGCCAACCACGAGGCAGCGAGCGCGGATCTCGGCGTCGACCTGGTGGCGCACCCGGAACTGCTCGAACAGCCGGAGCACGCAGCCATGGCCGCAGCCTGGTTCTGGGCCTCGCGCGGGCTCAATGAGCTGGCCGACCAGGGTGATTTCGAGGGCATCACCCGGCGCATCAATGGCGGCCTCACCGGCCTGGCCGAGCGCCGCGTGCTCTGGGAGCGGGCGAAGGGGGCGCTGTCATGATCGGCGCTATCCCTGTGCGCCTGGTGCTGTCCGGCGTGGCGCTGCTGGCCGCTGGCGCCCTCGGC includes the following:
- a CDS encoding glycoside hydrolase family 19 protein; protein product: MQITEQQLLQALPNARRRAGVFVSAINRATARFNITSPVRLAAFLAQVGHESGELTRLVENLNYSAQALANTWPARFAEDPQARVKTPNGLAIRLQRQPEAIANAVYGGRMGNGQAVSGDGWRYRGRGLIHLTGKANHEAASADLGVDLVAHPELLEQPEHAAMAAAWFWASRGLNELADQGDFEGITRRINGGLTGLAERRVLWERAKGALS